Part of the Quercus lobata isolate SW786 chromosome 6, ValleyOak3.0 Primary Assembly, whole genome shotgun sequence genome, AGGATCAATATTCATTTCTTACACTTCATAAAATACTCTTCCAGGTCCCAAAAACAGTTAGTTAATActaaaaataactataaaaattaaaaaagacaaaatataaattctcctaaaaaaaataaatataacaataaTTATAGAAGCAGGTTTACACTTCCAAGGTTAGGATCCACATCCCTAAAATtctaacacttttttttaagaatttctttGAAGAAGACCTAAGCATAAACAGAGCCATAAGATAGAGCCATCAATAGCACAGCCGCTTCTTCCTCTTCACCTAATTTCTTTCGTTGCCTCTCAACTGTTGATCTCTGCATCAAAACCTCTCTTCCCAAAGCCAATAGCCTCTGCTTCAAACTATTGCTTATCTTATTATTATGGTTGTTGTTATTGCTGCCATTAATACTAGCTCTCTTGCTCTTCTTGTCCTCTTTGTTCAAACCCAAACTAGCTCTTCTCTTCTTCCTGCTTCTGATCCCGCAAGCATTACACAGTGACTGCAAAAATCAAAGCCCAATATCAATTTCTGATCAATTAGTACCACAAATCAATGATAGAGAAACTGGGTTTTGGATAAAGATTGTGATTTTATTACCTTTGGACCAGCTGGGCCGCCACGCCAAAGAGGGGTCTTTGTGGTACCACAATCAGCACAGGTCTTCTTGTGGGTCTCAGACTCCGATCCCTgcaataaaacaaataaatcattCTGATCAAGCTCGAATCTTTCAGATCACAGATCAAACAGTAAGAGAGCAAaaagaaatggtaaaaaatactCACTTTATCACTCAGATCCAccattttctttaatgatttgaaccaaaccaaacaaaaccaagatAGAAGAAACCAATACCCAAAGTGGGTATTGCTTGTTTAGCTAAAAGAGGAAGTGAGTAATCCTTAAAACCCCAAAAGAATCAGACAACAAAGAGATCACACACCTCACACCATAGCAAAATCAGAAAtgcaaagagagagaaggaaaaacagaatataaataaaaaggagcTATTCTTGTGTTTGAAATGAGAGAATCTATGGTTGTTGAAACGGAACGTTTGGGAATCTAAAAGAAACGACATGCAATGAGAGACTGAGGcactgtgtgtgtgtgagagagagagagagagagagagagagagaccgacACAAGAACCAGCCGCAGCAGATCTAAAAAAGACCACCTTATATAAATGGGACGCGAAACCCTAGCCCTATTGTATTTGTGAAATTACTGTTTTGACCTTGCCACCtcaagcttttttttcttttttgttttttctattttttttttttgggttattggGGACCCgccaaaataatgaaaaaaaaaaaaaaaaaaacgagggTTCTtgaaatgaaaagcaaaaaaggGCGCCATGGATTGGGAgtgagaaatttttatttttatttttttggttttggtttggggGTTTAATAATTGAGTCAAGGAAAGGCATTAGTTGGTGGTGCAGTGCAGCTAGATTCCCATTTGTGGTCAGAGATGTTAGTAtctaaattcacaatttcccaTTTATGTTAGGTCAACTGGGGGTAccacatttttgggttcaatacGTTTCACATTGTTGCATACAATCAATTTAGTGTTTTTCTAGTTTCTACAGTGGATTACTATGCTTTTTTCCCAAGTACTTTTCTACTAGTACTAATTATTTTCCTGACTAGTCTGATGCAACTGATACATTTCTTTCCTTTGTACAAAGTTTTCTTCTATCTTGAAGTGACTCTTATTACTTCAtcatataaaaattatgaaaaaataaaataaaaatgatctcaatgttatttcaattttgctaAATGTAACTAAAGCCAAGGCAAactttttgaatgtttttgttatatttgtttcaatgtaaaatgttttgaaGAGAATAATTTGTTTGGTAgtgtttgattatgtttttgaaaatgttttaaaaaatacttttttgatACCTTGATATGTTAATAGATCCTGTTCTTATCATCAAGTGCCTTAAAAGCAATtgttaaagataaaattttcaatcaattgaTCCACTTTTTCTAGGCAGTGAGAAAGTCCaactttttattagtttttgctACTTTTCTTCTTTCCCAATTTAAGTGACACAGATCTTATTATTCTTGGGTTTGGTTTatctctaatatttttttaattgaggcTTCATTTGGAAGGAatgaatggaaatgaatgaaaataatcattttagaatattcttcccttcctttatttttgagttttaatggagggaatggaaagctTATTCCATTGTTTGAGaatttaagaaaaagataattaaatgggtaggagggaacatTTATTCCTctttctattcccttaaaacctcaaattttcattctctccaaaattatgaggaatgggagggaatggaattaaatttaatgattttttttactaaaactcccaaaatatcCCAGTAtgttcaattctttattttaaaataggagtctaatagtaatattgtcataaatgattcaatttcattccctccacgttgctcccaaacaagattacttacattctattcatttccattcatttattttaaaacatccaatcaaggttacttaattccattacatttcattattttccattcctttccgttacttaaatacattccattcctttccgaTACTTAGATACATTCTATTTCATTCCATTATCTTCTCTTATGAATTTTCAAACGGAGCTTGAAggtctctttttgttttaaatacacaatgacAAGTAGTAGTGCattttaatctccacattttatttagttagtgggtgatgtggcaatttctcattaaaacaaaagaagatttcagttaaaaaattactaaaagtAAGACAAACCTAATAGTATATTATAGATTGTATAGAGacataatgtttaaaaattaaatgacgTGACAGtgaatatatttttagatttgaaaTATCTAATTTGAACCATAAAATAGATCAATTTCAAATAGAGATGATCGTAATATAAAACTATGTGTTATTGACCAATACCCAAAAGGATCGGGgggtataataaaaatataattgtctTTTACAATCATCAatctttttttatgaacatatataatttgttttatgatgATTGTTATTTACTATCAGACCATgatatcaagattttttttaatatagtcaATCGAACAATTGAATAGTTATATGAAAGAATGGATTCCATTTAGTCTAATTCATAAAATCTTTTGTCGTAATATAAGAGGCGTAGGTTAGAATATTTTTTACACTGTACCAATTAATGTCttgatctaatgataaaaaataatcatcatGAAAACATTATAGGTTCAAATCCTATtgcatatatataaagaaaaaaaaagttctacaaattattttacttgatgtattattcattttttatgattgttttttacCATCAACATAAGacaccaataattttttttttttaactttttaggcTTTTTTTAATAGGTGTCTTTATGCACTtgttaattaataaacaaaaaatagacTTATAAGGAGTTTTTAAATAAAGTCCCACCTACATTGAGAAGTATTAAgcattaataaacaaaaaatacacttcaaattaaaaaaaactcaataatctataaaaagtaaatttgattacattatatttaaaaagaaaaaaatttaagagagtttcaacttatgacatccACTCatgataataactttttattatcaaactaaaacactaatcaatttttgataTAGACGGGAATTAAattcagatctcttattcaataatcacaaattttaccaattaaattaacTAGAATTCACGTtataaaattaaacttaaacCAGATCCTTGTTTTGAACAGGACCAATTTTAATCAAGCACATTAGTTCCCATAAACGTAAACACTAAACTCAAAGGCTGGGCTATTTGCAAACTTTATTAATACCTGGTACGGCCAACAGGAATACGGATTAGAAGGTTAATGACAACTCATAGTCTCATACGCTCCACATGTCTGCCATTCAAAAAgggagggaaaaagaaaaacaataaaaatttgagctttTGTTTTGAACTCCAAATTCTAAACACTTGAATACAAATCACGCTCAACTTGGCGGGAGATTACAACATCCATGGCGGGAAGCTAATCTGACGTGGATAAGCTATTTATTCATTGACaaattcctttcattttttttactgaataaTTAGTAGGAGGATAATTTATggactaaaaagtaaaaactgtATCGTTAACTGGTGTTTTAaggcaattattaataaaatattttaagaaggtttgatattttttttataagaaatatacaaagtcgtcaaaaaaattaattgatttatcattttttcataaaatatttctaaaattagtTTATAAACTAATACCCTTAGAGCATGCCTTAACTCTCCCCCTCTTTTCCAGGGATATGAATTTCAAACTTACAGCTCCCTACAAGGTTGAGGAGGTCGAGTTAGCAATAAAAGAAATGACCCCTTTGAAAGCTCCAGGACCAGACGGCATGCCCCCTTTATTTTATCAGACCTACTGGACGGAAGTTGGTATGGATATTACTCAAGCTGTTTTATCTTGTCTTAATTCTGGCTCTATCTTAAAATCCATAAATCATACGTTTATTACTTTAATCCCAAAAGTAAAAAACCCGGAAAGAGTTTCTGAATTTAGACCAATTAGCTTGTGTAATGTGATTTATAAAATTGTCAGTAAGGTCATTGCAAATAGGCTCAAACCACTCCTTAACAGTATCATTTCTGAAACTCAGAGTGCTTTTATTGCTGACAGATTGATTACTGATAATGTATTGATTGCCTTTGAATCTCTCCATCATATGAAAACTTGTTGCTCAGGGAAGACAGGTTTTATGGCTTTGAAGTTAGATATGAGCAAAGCCTATGATCGGGTGGAATGGGCtttcttagagaaaattttactGAAGATGGGTTTTCAGAATTCCTGGGTATCTCTGATCATGGAATGCATTACCACAGTGTCATATTCTATTTTGATAAATGGTGAGCCACAAGGAATGATTGTCCCAACAAGAGGGCTAAGACAAGGGGACCCTCTATCCCcttacctctttcttttttgtgccGAAGGTCTAAATGCGCTTCTAAGGGGGGCAGCTGATGATGGACAAATTCATGGTTTCTCTATTAGTAGGCGAGGCCCAAAGCTTACTCAcctattttttgcagatgattgtTTACTTTTCTGCAGGTCCACACTAGCAGAATGTGATAAAATAAAGGAGTTATTGGCATTATATGAAGCAGCTTCAGGCCAGATGGTGAATCAGGATAAAACCACTCTCTTCTTCAGTAGAAATACTGATGAAGCAACTCAGGAAGCAATTAAGGGGTCACTTGGTCTTCCGGCAATTCAACATTATGAGAAATATCTGGGTCTACCTTCCTTTATAGGGAGGGGGAAGAAAGCAAGTTTTACTAAAATCAAAGAACGAGTGTGGTAAAAAATgcaagggtggaaggaaaagttACTCTCTCAAGCTGGGAAAGAGGTAATGATTAAGGCAGTAATTCAATCAATTCCGGCATATTCTATGAGTGTCTTCAAATTGCCGGTTAGCTTATGTAAAGATATTGAAATGATGATTCGTAAGTTTTGGTGGGGGAATGGTGAGACAAAAAAGGTGCATTGGGTGAAGTGGAGTACATTGTGTTCCTCTAAATCTATTGGGGGTATGGGTTTTAGagatatccaaaattttaacaagGCAATGCTTGCTAAGCAGGTATGGAGATTCTTGAATAATAAGGACTCACTTCTTTTTAAAGTGTTTAGCTCTAAATATTTCCCAAATGGAAACATTTTGGAAGTCCCGATACCTTCAAAATGCTCCTATGCATGGAGAAGTATCCTACAATCCAGGGATGTCATTCATAAGGGGGCTGTGTGGAGGGTCGGTGATAGCCGGAAGATAGATATTTGGAGTCATAGTTGGTTGCCGGATGTGGGACAGAGCAGAGTGATATCGCCTAGGAATGATGCAAGGGTTGAGAAGGTGTGTGATTTATTTTATCCTAATTCCAAAACATGGGACCCTGGTTTGATTCAGCATATATTTTACCCTTGGGAAGCAGAGAAGATCATGAGGATACATGTCAGTGCTGTGAATATAGAGGACTCGTTGGTTTGGCCTCTAACCCCGAATGGCGAATATTCGGTTAAGTTTGCTTACAGAACTCTTGCTGCAGAAGCCGTCAATGAACTTCCTTCTTCGTCAGGTGGGGAGTGTTCCTCATTGTGGAAGCGCATTTGGAAAATCCACGCGCCATAAAGGATCAAACACTTTATCTGGCGTGCAGCAACGGACTCCCTtcccacaaaacaaaatcttgcACGACGAAAGATTCCGGTGGACGTGACTTGCTCCCTGTGCAAGGATTATCCAGAAACACTCTTGCATGCATTATGGCTGTGTGATCAAGCCAAGTCGGTCTGGAAATCAGATTCTAGATTTTCTGGGTTGTATCATAAAACCCACAGGAGCTTCGTGGACTTGCTAGACTCTGTTTTTCAACAAGGCTCTACTTTCTATGTTGCTCTCTTCTCTACAATTACCTGGAGTCTTTGGCAGCGTAGAAACAAGCTGCGTAAACGCCAACCCACGTGGCCCATTCAGGAGATATGTCGAAGAGCAAATGAGCTGGTCATGGAGTTCTTCGAGGTTCACCAGCGACCTCCGAACGTAGTGCAACCTGTTCCTCGTGTCAAGTGGTCACCGCCAGCAGAGGGTGAATACAAAGCTAATTTTGATGCGGCTTTTTTTGAGAGCAGTGAGCTTGCTGGAATTAGGGTGGTGGTCCGGGATAGTTCTGGTAATGTTATGGGAGCGTTAAGTTAGAAAATTTCTAGACCCCAGTCCGTGGAGCATGCTGAAGCCCTTGCCGCCTGTAGAGCTGTGATCTTGGTGAAAGAATTATTGCTCACCCAAGCATGTTTTGAAGGTGATTGCCAACGAGTGATTCAAGCCATCAATGCAGGTGGTCCCAACCGTACACTGTTTGGCCATATTATTGAAGAGATTTGCAATTTCAGCTCATCTTTAGCAAGTTGTTCCTTTGTTCATGTACGTAGAGAGGGTAATAAATTGGCACATGCCCTAGCTAGAAGAGCAGTTTTATCTGCAGACACTGATGTATAGGTAGAAGAGCTACCCAATGACTTGGATGATGTATTTCGCTTTGATTTAGTTCAATAAACTCACTtacctctttctcaaaaaaaaaaaaaaaaactctccccCTCTTTTTAATAGATAACTCTAATAGCATTAAGGTCAAATATGTCAAAAAACTATAgcttttaacatttaaaaaaatcattttattttttttaataactcatttttaaatacacacaataataaagattctattttaacatacaacatattaaaataatatatacaatacaataaaataatctaccaaaacaataaaataattaaccATAACAATAAATAACACACAACAACGGTCACAATAGCATACCCACAACCCAACGCCACCCCAATCAACCCACACCCACAACCCAAAGCCACCCCAAATAACccaccaaaaccaaatcaatcaACCTCGATCaacccaccaaaacccaaacacATGTGACGAAACACCACAACCCAGCCACCCCAATCAATAGCAGAAACCCACCCCGAACAACCCACACCCACAAACTAAAGCCACCCTAATCGATCCACCAAAAATGAATCAATCAACCCTAATCAACCCACCAAAACCAcctaaaatcaaatcacaaaatCCACCAAAACCCAGTCACACCCGCTGAAACCTAGCCACACTCGCCAAACCACAACAACCCAGCCACCTCGATCAATAGCAAAGACCCACGAACCACAAAATTAACCTCATCTTCTTCACCGGTTGTGCCGAACCACCATAACCCAGCCACACAGGTTGCTGGGGTCAAATCATAGTTCAGTGAGAAATAGGGAGATGGAGAGAGGTCAAAGTCAAATCATAGCTTagtaagaaaagagagagagagagagagagagagagagagagagagaatagcaCCTTCCTATAGTGAGCTACTAGAGATGGCAACTCACTGTAGTTGGGTGTCAAAAATTATAGCATTTGACATGTTTGATGTagtgtgttttttgtgtgttgaTTGTTATTAATAGCATTTTTAGCATTATAGCAttcttgatgtgaatgctctaatagtattattgttttgttggtttttccTCTATTGGTAATAGTATTTTGAAGTTAGCATGGTTTTACTATCCaactcccattaaaaaaaaaaacaaaaacaaaaacaaacaatgcTAGACAACCACAAGGATTTGTTTGTGCTAAAAGTGTTGGCATCTACCATGTTTAATGATTGGTGTTCTAATCCCACCTCCCTCATTTCCTATTTACCTagttacaagaaaaaaaaaactatgagattattttaattattattatttttgtgtgtagataatttgatagttataattggaaagaatgaatttgaatcctaaatattatgaatatatttGAAAGTGTTAATCAGTTGAGCTTGTGGCTCTTGGTTAAACCCATGGGAATTGGATGattaaaaataacttaaatttaTGTTTTGTACAGTTTTTAAGATCTCATTATTTGAAGTTGTggttgtatttttatgtaagttgtattttaactaaaataaacaatgaaaatgctatttcatcaaaaataaaaaataaaagaaacaatgaAAATGCTATTCAATACCAACCCTTAAATAAGACATATATCTTAGGGTAATCCATGAGGGTTCCTCATTGTATTTAATTAGTATGTGTGAGACTAAAGAACTACATTGAATTAATCAATTGCTTGAAGAACTTTCAACATTCTATGTTAGGGTTTTTAGACCCACTTGGTTGATTTTACAATGGAATAAGTAAACTTCAAATAATTAACAAGTAATGAatttagattgatttccaagtTAATTgtc contains:
- the LOC115994972 gene encoding GATA transcription factor 15-like, whose product is MVDLSDKGSESETHKKTCADCGTTKTPLWRGGPAGPKSLCNACGIRSRKKRRASLGLNKEDKKSKRASINGSNNNNHNNKISNSLKQRLLALGREVLMQRSTVERQRKKLGEEEEAAVLLMALSYGSVYA